One segment of Streptomyces bathyalis DNA contains the following:
- a CDS encoding PPA1309 family protein: protein MDNLPTDGTPLASDPLTRAVLELDEYAAGLGWDQPSRLFALVDTARLRAEEPELAGQLGFDDSGQVASALTPVEQDELPTGAPLDEFLATIAWPEAVTGCAMTVERLMLPQSAEEAVPESLQREGAEDELAEWVAEHPERQEVRLTVAVLRDGTRESALRLRSKDDSTEVLTGAGLVPGLADALAATFEE, encoded by the coding sequence ATGGACAACCTCCCCACCGACGGCACGCCCCTGGCCTCCGACCCGCTCACCCGAGCGGTGCTGGAACTCGACGAGTACGCGGCAGGTCTTGGCTGGGACCAGCCGAGCCGGCTGTTCGCCCTGGTCGACACCGCCCGGCTGCGCGCGGAAGAGCCCGAACTCGCAGGTCAGCTCGGTTTCGACGACTCCGGCCAGGTGGCCTCCGCGCTCACGCCCGTCGAGCAGGACGAGCTGCCCACGGGCGCTCCCCTCGATGAGTTCCTGGCGACGATCGCCTGGCCCGAGGCCGTCACGGGCTGCGCGATGACCGTCGAGCGCCTGATGCTGCCGCAGTCCGCGGAGGAAGCGGTGCCCGAAAGTCTCCAGCGGGAGGGGGCCGAGGACGAGCTCGCGGAGTGGGTGGCCGAGCACCCCGAACGTCAGGAGGTGCGGCTCACGGTCGCCGTGCTGCGGGACGGCACGCGTGAATCGGCTCTGCGCCTGCGCTCGAAGGACGACTCGACGGAGGTGCTGACGGGGGCGGGCCTGGTGCCGGGGCTGGCCGACGCGCTGGCGGCGACGTTCGAGGAGTGA
- a CDS encoding YlbL family protein — MPRRTATMLASTLLLIAMLCAGLLIKVPYAEMSPGPTVNTLGEHDGDPVLNIKEHRTYETSGHLNMTTVRVTGADYRMNLLEAVGGWLQHDSAVVPHSTLYPENKSAKEVDQQNAEEFSASQESAKVSALRELGIRVPTHIIVGSVVKGGASEGKLHAGDLIRTVDGKAVKDPKGVADIVTKHKPGEKVRFTIIPAADVKAAQKAGKKPSTRDARQVVVGTKKAGDDGRAIVGIQPAAGHTFPFDIDIKLADVGGPSAGLMFSLGIVDKLTREDLTGGSFIAGTGTIDDKGKVGAIGGIQMKTVAARAKGAKYFLTPSANCPAAAKDKPAGLTLVKTGTMHDAMNALKKIRDDDTAALPRCKAS, encoded by the coding sequence ATGCCACGACGCACCGCGACGATGCTCGCGTCCACGCTGCTTCTCATAGCGATGCTCTGTGCCGGGCTGCTGATCAAGGTGCCTTACGCAGAGATGTCGCCCGGGCCCACCGTCAACACGCTCGGTGAGCACGACGGGGACCCGGTGCTCAACATCAAGGAGCACAGGACGTACGAGACGTCGGGCCATCTGAACATGACGACGGTCCGCGTCACCGGCGCCGACTACCGGATGAATCTTCTGGAGGCCGTCGGCGGCTGGCTGCAGCACGACAGCGCGGTGGTTCCGCATTCGACGCTCTACCCGGAGAACAAGTCCGCCAAGGAGGTCGACCAGCAGAACGCGGAGGAGTTCAGCGCCTCGCAGGAGAGCGCGAAGGTCTCGGCGCTGAGGGAGCTGGGGATCCGGGTGCCCACCCACATCATCGTCGGGTCCGTCGTGAAGGGCGGGGCCTCGGAGGGCAAGCTCCACGCCGGCGATCTCATCCGCACCGTCGACGGCAAGGCGGTCAAGGACCCCAAGGGCGTCGCGGACATCGTCACCAAGCACAAGCCGGGGGAGAAGGTGCGCTTCACGATCATCCCGGCCGCGGACGTCAAGGCGGCCCAGAAGGCGGGGAAGAAGCCCTCGACGCGGGACGCGCGTCAGGTGGTCGTCGGCACCAAAAAGGCAGGGGATGACGGGCGAGCGATAGTCGGCATCCAGCCCGCGGCCGGTCACACCTTCCCGTTCGACATCGACATCAAGCTCGCCGACGTCGGCGGTCCCAGCGCGGGGCTGATGTTCTCGCTCGGGATAGTCGACAAGCTGACCCGCGAGGACCTCACCGGCGGCTCATTCATCGCGGGCACCGGCACCATCGACGACAAGGGCAAGGTCGGAGCCATCGGCGGCATCCAGATGAAGACCGTCGCCGCACGCGCCAAGGGTGCCAAGTACTTCCTGACGCCGTCTGCCAACTGCCCGGCAGCTGCCAAGGACAAGCCTGCCGGCCTCACCCTCGTGAAGACGGGCACCATGCACGACGCCATGAACGCGCTGAAGAAGATCCGCGACGACGACACGGCCGCCCTCCCGCGCTGCAAGGCGAGCTGA
- a CDS encoding molybdenum cofactor biosynthesis protein MoaE: protein MAQKHEHPGERAAADPIRLLGIRDAPLSVDEVFRAVGDDSSGGTALFVGTVRDHDGGADVTRLGYSSHPTAEAELRRVAEKTAADFPVRALAAVHRVGELTIGDLAVIVAVSCPHRAEAFAACHRLVDDLKREVPIWKHQIFADGTEEWVGA, encoded by the coding sequence ATGGCACAGAAACACGAACACCCCGGCGAGCGGGCGGCCGCCGATCCCATCAGGCTGCTCGGCATCCGCGACGCGCCCCTCTCCGTCGACGAGGTGTTCAGGGCCGTCGGTGACGACTCCTCGGGCGGCACCGCGCTCTTCGTGGGCACGGTGCGTGATCACGACGGCGGCGCGGACGTCACTCGTCTGGGGTACTCGTCGCATCCCACGGCAGAGGCCGAGTTGCGACGGGTGGCGGAGAAGACCGCCGCCGACTTCCCGGTCCGGGCACTCGCGGCCGTCCACCGGGTCGGCGAGCTGACCATCGGCGACCTGGCAGTGATCGTGGCAGTCTCCTGCCCTCACCGTGCGGAGGCGTTCGCCGCCTGCCACCGCCTCGTCGACGACCTGAAGCGCGAGGTCCCCATCTGGAAGCACCAGATCTTCGCGGACGGGACAGAAGAGTGGGTGGGCGCATAG
- a CDS encoding SDR family oxidoreductase gives MSSSDSNVRAARTPTVAVTGAASGVGALLTERLAASEEIKSVIALDERRGEVSEAQWHTLDVRDPAIADRLRNEGDPVDVVVHLALDLDLETDPTARTALNVRGTQTVLTAAAAAGVPRVILCTSTMVYGALPDNDVPLSEDAELRATAEATAVGDLLEIERLARRAPRAHPGLNVTVVRPSVLVGAGMDTALTRYFESPRLLVVADSRPCWQFCHVEDLVSALEFAVLEKADGEMAVGCDGWLEQEEVEELTGIRRMELPSAVALGAASRLHRLGLTPSPAGDLAYTMHPWVVSGARLHDAGWRPRWTNEEVLAELLEEVAGRHTLAGRRLGRTEAATAAGAGATVALLGTAALVRRARKRRGL, from the coding sequence GTGAGTTCCTCCGACAGCAACGTTCGCGCAGCGCGAACCCCGACCGTCGCCGTCACGGGTGCCGCGTCAGGAGTGGGCGCGCTGCTGACGGAGCGGCTCGCGGCATCGGAGGAGATCAAGAGCGTCATCGCGCTGGACGAGCGCCGCGGCGAGGTGAGCGAGGCCCAGTGGCACACCCTCGACGTGCGTGATCCGGCGATCGCCGACCGTCTGCGCAACGAGGGCGATCCCGTGGACGTCGTCGTGCATCTGGCCCTCGACCTGGACCTGGAGACGGACCCCACGGCCCGTACCGCGCTCAACGTCCGCGGGACGCAGACCGTGCTGACAGCGGCGGCGGCAGCGGGCGTCCCCCGCGTCATCCTGTGCACCTCGACGATGGTCTACGGGGCTCTGCCGGACAACGACGTCCCGCTCTCCGAGGACGCCGAGCTGCGGGCGACCGCCGAGGCCACCGCCGTCGGTGACCTCCTGGAGATCGAACGGCTCGCACGCCGGGCGCCCCGGGCCCATCCGGGGCTCAACGTGACGGTCGTGCGCCCCTCGGTGCTCGTGGGCGCGGGCATGGACACCGCGCTGACCCGCTACTTCGAGTCGCCCCGGCTGCTGGTCGTTGCCGATTCCCGCCCCTGCTGGCAGTTCTGCCACGTCGAGGACCTGGTGAGCGCGCTGGAGTTCGCCGTACTGGAGAAGGCGGATGGCGAGATGGCCGTCGGTTGCGACGGCTGGCTCGAGCAGGAGGAGGTCGAGGAGCTCACCGGCATCCGCCGCATGGAGCTGCCGTCAGCCGTAGCACTCGGGGCGGCCTCACGGCTGCACCGGCTGGGCCTGACGCCCTCGCCGGCGGGCGACCTCGCCTACACGATGCACCCGTGGGTCGTCTCCGGCGCCCGCCTGCACGACGCGGGCTGGCGGCCCCGCTGGACGAACGAAGAGGTGCTCGCGGAGTTGCTGGAGGAGGTCGCCGGCCGTCACACGCTGGCAGGCCGCAGGCTCGGTCGTACGGAGGCCGCGACCGCCGCGGGCGCGGGTGCGACGGTGGCACTCCTGGGCACGGCGGCACTGGTGCGCAGGGCACGCAAGCGCCGCGGCCTGTAG
- a CDS encoding zinc-dependent metalloprotease, whose protein sequence is MSDTPFGFGVPPEEPEDGDEGKKKGDGAGQGGQGDRSGQGNTPNPFGFGGGAGGSAADNPLAAMFGSLGGGQGGMDPNDLGAAFQKLGQMLSFEGGPVNWDMAKDIARQTVAAGVPGSGSGAEGQGGQGTGTKDASIGPKDRAAVEEAVRLADLWLDGVTSLPSGSTTAEAWSRAEWVENTLPVWKDLVDPVAERVGAAMGEVLPEEMQAMAGPLLGMMRSMGGAMFGTQIGQALGVLAGEVVGSSDIGLPLGPDGKAALLPTNMSALGEGLGVPQEEVRLYLALREAAHQRLFMHVPWLRSHLFGAVDGYARGIKVDTSKLEDVVGQFDPQNPEELQQALQQGMFQPEDTPEQRAAKARLETALALVEGWVDAVVHAAAEPHLPSASALRETLRRRRASGGPAEQTFATLIGLELRPRRLRDASRLWASLTDARGTDGRDGLWAHPDMLPTADDLDDPDGFVHRENADFSELESLLGDAAAEDSGTGRAGGEDQSRAGGEGETRGDGDEDGGSEGDDGGKKL, encoded by the coding sequence GTGAGTGACACCCCATTCGGATTCGGCGTACCTCCCGAGGAGCCCGAAGACGGGGACGAGGGCAAGAAGAAGGGCGACGGCGCGGGCCAGGGCGGCCAGGGCGACCGGAGCGGCCAGGGAAACACTCCGAACCCCTTCGGCTTCGGCGGGGGCGCCGGCGGGTCCGCGGCTGACAATCCGCTGGCGGCGATGTTCGGTTCGCTCGGCGGCGGTCAGGGAGGCATGGACCCGAACGACCTGGGTGCGGCCTTCCAGAAGCTGGGCCAGATGCTCTCGTTCGAGGGCGGCCCCGTGAACTGGGACATGGCCAAGGACATCGCCCGGCAGACGGTCGCCGCCGGGGTCCCCGGAAGCGGCTCCGGTGCCGAAGGCCAGGGCGGCCAGGGAACAGGCACCAAGGACGCCAGCATCGGCCCCAAGGACCGGGCGGCCGTCGAGGAGGCCGTGCGCCTGGCGGACCTTTGGCTGGACGGTGTGACGTCGCTGCCCTCCGGGTCGACCACGGCTGAGGCGTGGAGCCGTGCGGAGTGGGTGGAGAACACGCTGCCCGTGTGGAAGGACCTGGTCGACCCCGTCGCGGAGCGCGTCGGCGCGGCGATGGGCGAGGTCCTGCCCGAGGAGATGCAAGCCATGGCGGGCCCGCTCCTCGGAATGATGCGTTCCATGGGCGGCGCCATGTTCGGTACGCAGATCGGGCAGGCGCTGGGCGTCCTGGCCGGCGAGGTGGTCGGTTCGTCCGACATCGGCCTGCCGCTCGGGCCGGACGGAAAGGCCGCGCTCCTGCCGACGAACATGTCCGCGCTCGGCGAGGGCCTCGGCGTGCCGCAGGAAGAGGTACGCCTGTATCTGGCGCTGCGGGAGGCCGCTCACCAGCGCCTCTTCATGCACGTCCCGTGGCTGCGCTCGCATCTGTTCGGCGCGGTGGACGGATACGCACGCGGGATCAAGGTCGACACCTCCAAGCTCGAGGACGTCGTCGGACAGTTCGACCCGCAGAACCCGGAGGAACTTCAGCAGGCCCTTCAGCAGGGCATGTTCCAGCCGGAGGACACCCCGGAGCAGCGCGCCGCCAAGGCGCGGCTGGAGACGGCTCTGGCACTGGTCGAGGGCTGGGTCGACGCGGTCGTGCATGCCGCGGCCGAGCCGCACCTGCCCTCCGCCTCCGCGCTGCGCGAGACGCTGCGCCGCCGCCGTGCGTCCGGCGGCCCCGCGGAACAGACCTTCGCCACGCTGATCGGGCTCGAGCTGCGTCCGCGCAGGCTCCGTGACGCCTCGCGGCTGTGGGCGTCGCTGACGGACGCTCGCGGCACCGACGGCCGTGACGGACTGTGGGCCCACCCCGACATGCTGCCGACGGCTGACGATCTGGACGACCCGGACGGCTTCGTCCACCGCGAGAACGCCGACTTCTCGGAGCTCGAGTCGCTGCTGGGCGACGCCGCGGCGGAGGACTCGGGCACCGGCCGCGCCGGCGGCGAGGACCAGTCCCGCGCCGGCGGCGAGGGCGAGACCCGCGGTGACGGCGACGAGGACGGTGGCAGCGAGGGCGACGACGGCGGAAAGAAGCTGTGA
- a CDS encoding NUDIX hydrolase codes for MSLHESATRTLTEWSPGTDDGQEELRRDYLAYLRAHEDAMWKACSDGHLTASALVVDPAGGRVLLTLHRKLKMWLQMGGHCEPEDTTLAEAALREAQEESGIDGLTLLPGGPLRLDRHLTPCTWHLDVQYAALAPEGALERVSEESLDLRWYGYDEVAAAADESVVRLTESARALVGD; via the coding sequence GTGAGCCTGCACGAGAGTGCGACGCGAACGCTGACGGAGTGGTCCCCCGGCACCGACGACGGGCAGGAGGAACTGCGGCGCGACTATCTCGCGTACCTCCGGGCCCATGAGGACGCCATGTGGAAGGCGTGCTCCGACGGTCACCTCACGGCGAGCGCCCTCGTGGTCGACCCGGCCGGCGGCCGCGTGCTGCTCACGCTGCACCGGAAGCTGAAGATGTGGCTGCAGATGGGCGGCCATTGCGAACCGGAGGACACCACTCTGGCCGAGGCCGCGCTGCGCGAGGCACAGGAGGAGTCGGGGATCGACGGGCTGACCCTGCTGCCGGGCGGACCGCTGCGTCTCGACCGCCATCTCACGCCGTGCACCTGGCACTTGGACGTGCAGTACGCGGCGCTCGCCCCCGAGGGCGCACTGGAGCGGGTGAGCGAGGAGTCGCTGGATCTGCGCTGGTACGGCTACGACGAAGTGGCGGCGGCCGCCGACGAGTCCGTGGTGAGGCTCACCGAGTCCGCCCGTGCACTCGTCGGGGACTGA
- a CDS encoding M48 metallopeptidase family protein, producing the protein MSVDPLNSTSQPAVEVRRSARRRRTVSAYREGDRTVVMIPARMSTDEERRWVDVMLDKLAAQESKRMLGDAELAERAARLSEQYFGGRARPHTVRWVTNQNTRWGSCTPAEGSIRLSHRLRGMPEYVIDYVLLHELAHLLVPGHGARFWELLDAYPRTERARGFLEGVVAADRLPHLPAARDEDEE; encoded by the coding sequence GTGTCCGTCGACCCGCTGAACAGCACCAGCCAGCCGGCGGTCGAAGTGCGCCGCAGCGCGCGCCGGAGGCGCACCGTCTCCGCCTACCGCGAGGGCGACCGCACCGTCGTGATGATCCCCGCCCGCATGTCGACGGACGAGGAGCGACGCTGGGTCGACGTCATGCTCGACAAGCTGGCGGCACAGGAGAGCAAGCGCATGCTCGGCGACGCGGAGCTCGCCGAGCGCGCCGCGAGGCTGTCCGAGCAGTACTTCGGCGGCCGGGCCAGGCCGCACACCGTCCGCTGGGTGACGAACCAGAACACCCGGTGGGGCTCCTGCACCCCGGCCGAAGGCAGCATCCGCCTCTCGCACCGGCTGCGCGGCATGCCCGAGTACGTGATCGACTATGTGCTCCTGCACGAACTGGCCCACCTGCTGGTGCCGGGGCACGGTGCACGCTTCTGGGAGCTTCTGGACGCCTACCCCCGCACCGAGCGGGCCCGCGGCTTCCTCGAAGGCGTCGTCGCCGCCGACCGCCTGCCTCATCTCCCCGCCGCTCGCGACGAGGACGAGGAGTAG
- a CDS encoding ThiF family adenylyltransferase produces MIKPALRRAWRDRQTVQYGVAPAHAVLLGPVDNTTAAFMESMDGTRSLVQLREEATRLGLPEGATEQLLDRLASAGVLDDATADREASASVHDRLRPDLASLSVVHRRPGDGLRRLVARGEASVQVRGAGRVGALVASVLSAAGVGEVAVVDGGQVEPWDTAPGAIAPDDCGERRDVAARRAVSRARPWNSRPRSRSRPVPRLVVFAPRDGLDAYAPDPGAAEGFIGAGTPHLYGGVVESTGFVGPLVTPGVSPCAGCMLRARAEREPSWPLVVGQWRMSARRRSGVPACDSALATVVAGAIASYALSFLDGDGACASGYRTRFSLPHLVGSTEQFSAHPECPCGASSVTADHPLSADAVEEVTMA; encoded by the coding sequence ATGATCAAGCCGGCGCTTCGGCGGGCATGGCGGGACAGGCAGACGGTGCAGTACGGCGTCGCGCCCGCGCATGCGGTGCTGCTCGGGCCGGTGGACAACACGACGGCGGCGTTCATGGAGTCGATGGACGGCACACGCTCGCTGGTGCAGCTGCGGGAGGAAGCAACCCGGCTGGGGCTGCCCGAGGGCGCCACGGAACAACTCCTCGACAGGCTCGCCTCGGCCGGGGTGCTCGACGACGCGACGGCGGACCGGGAGGCGTCGGCGAGCGTGCACGACCGGCTCCGGCCGGATCTGGCCTCGCTGTCCGTCGTGCACCGGCGGCCGGGCGACGGTCTGCGCAGGCTGGTGGCCCGCGGTGAGGCGAGTGTTCAGGTGCGGGGCGCCGGCAGGGTCGGCGCGCTCGTCGCGTCGGTCCTTTCCGCGGCGGGCGTGGGGGAGGTCGCGGTGGTGGACGGCGGCCAGGTCGAGCCCTGGGACACGGCGCCGGGTGCCATCGCCCCGGACGACTGCGGAGAGCGGCGCGACGTGGCCGCGCGCCGGGCCGTCTCACGTGCGCGGCCGTGGAACTCCAGGCCACGATCGCGCTCACGGCCGGTTCCTCGGCTCGTGGTGTTCGCGCCGCGGGACGGCCTCGACGCCTACGCGCCGGATCCCGGCGCCGCGGAGGGATTCATCGGGGCTGGTACGCCACATCTCTACGGCGGCGTCGTGGAGAGCACGGGCTTCGTCGGGCCTTTGGTCACGCCCGGGGTGTCTCCGTGCGCCGGCTGCATGCTGCGAGCACGGGCGGAGCGGGAGCCGAGCTGGCCGCTCGTGGTGGGACAGTGGCGCATGTCGGCGAGACGGCGGTCGGGAGTCCCCGCGTGCGACTCGGCGCTGGCGACGGTGGTCGCGGGTGCCATCGCCTCCTACGCCCTCAGCTTCCTCGACGGTGACGGGGCCTGCGCATCGGGATACCGGACGCGGTTCTCGCTGCCGCATCTCGTGGGCAGCACCGAGCAGTTCTCCGCTCATCCCGAGTGTCCGTGCGGTGCCTCTTCCGTGACAGCGGATCACCCGCTCTCGGCGGATGCCGTCGAAGAGGTCACAATGGCCTGA
- a CDS encoding ABC1 kinase family protein codes for MSDLPRKAVTRTAKLAALPLGFAGRSAWGLGKRIGGLSAELVGHDLQKRTAEQLFKVLGELKGGAMKFGQALSVFESALPEEIAGPYRATLTKLQEAAPPMPTSTVHEVLAEQMGEDWLELFEEFDDMPSAAASIGQVHHAVWHDGREVAVKVQYPGAGEALISDLTQLGRFVRMLGPLIPGMDIKPLVSELRDRVTEELDYGLESQAQKLYAEEFAEDPDVVIPDVVHQCERVLVTEWMDGVPLAEVISDGTQEERDRAGQLLARFLCSGTARTGLLHADPHPGNFRLLPAEEAEVGEGEWRLGVMDFGTVDRLPGGLPPVIGTALRMVIDGEADAVYELLCSEGFVKDSIELEPAAVLDYLVPVIEPARAESFHFHRGWMREQAARIADPRSPAHQLGKQLNLPPAYLLIHRVTLSTIGVLCQLGATVRMREEMEAWVPGFTQEDLLQGDGTQDEEDGGEDSPTAAEASA; via the coding sequence ATGTCTGATCTTCCCCGCAAGGCAGTCACGCGTACAGCCAAACTGGCCGCACTGCCGCTGGGGTTCGCCGGACGCTCCGCATGGGGTCTCGGCAAGCGGATCGGGGGTCTCTCCGCCGAACTCGTCGGGCACGACCTTCAGAAGCGCACCGCCGAGCAGCTCTTCAAGGTGCTCGGCGAGCTGAAGGGCGGCGCCATGAAGTTCGGGCAGGCGCTCTCGGTCTTCGAGTCGGCGCTCCCGGAGGAGATAGCGGGGCCCTACAGAGCGACGCTCACCAAGCTCCAGGAAGCCGCACCCCCGATGCCGACCAGCACCGTCCACGAGGTGCTGGCCGAACAGATGGGTGAGGACTGGCTCGAGCTCTTCGAGGAGTTCGACGACATGCCGTCGGCGGCCGCGTCGATCGGGCAGGTCCACCACGCGGTCTGGCACGACGGGCGCGAGGTCGCGGTGAAGGTGCAGTATCCGGGGGCAGGCGAGGCGCTGATCTCGGACCTCACTCAGCTCGGCCGGTTCGTACGCATGCTGGGGCCACTCATCCCCGGTATGGACATCAAGCCGCTCGTCTCCGAACTGAGGGACAGGGTCACCGAGGAGCTGGACTACGGCCTGGAGTCCCAGGCGCAGAAGCTCTACGCGGAGGAGTTCGCCGAGGACCCGGACGTCGTGATCCCGGACGTGGTGCATCAGTGCGAGCGAGTGCTGGTGACGGAGTGGATGGACGGGGTGCCGCTCGCCGAGGTCATATCGGATGGAACCCAGGAGGAACGGGACCGCGCGGGGCAGCTGCTTGCTCGTTTCCTGTGTTCCGGCACCGCCCGCACGGGGCTGCTGCACGCGGACCCGCACCCGGGGAACTTCCGTCTGCTGCCCGCCGAGGAGGCCGAGGTCGGGGAAGGCGAATGGCGGCTCGGCGTCATGGACTTCGGCACCGTGGACCGGCTCCCCGGAGGGCTGCCGCCCGTGATCGGTACGGCGTTGCGCATGGTCATCGACGGGGAGGCCGACGCCGTCTATGAACTGCTCTGCTCGGAGGGCTTCGTCAAGGACTCCATAGAGCTGGAGCCGGCAGCAGTGCTGGATTATCTGGTGCCCGTCATCGAGCCGGCCCGCGCTGAGAGCTTCCACTTCCACCGCGGGTGGATGCGTGAGCAGGCGGCCCGGATCGCCGACCCCCGCTCTCCGGCGCACCAGTTGGGCAAGCAGCTCAACCTGCCCCCGGCCTACCTCCTCATACACCGGGTGACGCTGAGCACCATCGGCGTGCTGTGCCAGCTGGGGGCGACAGTGCGGATGCGCGAAGAAATGGAAGCCTGGGTGCCGGGCTTCACGCAGGAGGACCTTCTGCAGGGCGACGGCACCCAGGACGAGGAAGACGGCGGGGAGGACTCGCCGACCGCCGCCGAGGCCTCCGCCTGA
- a CDS encoding WhiB family transcriptional regulator, whose amino-acid sequence MHPDTHTPSSTTDLMPPDATTEELVTAPLITLTELDEAIERLGVTVPCRSYDPEVFFAEAPADVEYAKTLCQTCPLREACLAGAKDRREPWGVWGGELFVQGVVVPRKRPRGRPRKNPVTA is encoded by the coding sequence GTGCACCCCGATACGCACACCCCGTCATCCACGACCGACCTGATGCCGCCCGATGCCACCACGGAGGAACTCGTGACTGCCCCGCTGATCACGCTCACTGAGCTCGACGAAGCCATCGAGCGGCTGGGTGTGACCGTGCCCTGCCGCTCCTACGACCCGGAGGTGTTCTTCGCCGAGGCCCCGGCCGACGTGGAGTACGCCAAGACGCTCTGCCAGACCTGCCCGCTGCGTGAGGCCTGCCTCGCCGGCGCCAAGGACCGTCGTGAGCCCTGGGGCGTCTGGGGAGGCGAGCTGTTCGTCCAGGGCGTGGTTGTGCCCCGGAAGCGTCCCCGTGGCCGTCCGCGCAAGAACCCGGTCACAGCATGA